In Trifolium pratense cultivar HEN17-A07 linkage group LG7, ARS_RC_1.1, whole genome shotgun sequence, a genomic segment contains:
- the LOC123895677 gene encoding ATP synthase gamma chain, chloroplastic, whose protein sequence is MSCSNMTMLVSSKPSLPDASNLSFRSALNPFQLPSQNSSCSSTPSRPFSIQCGLRELRTRIDSVKNTQKITEAMKLVAAAKVRRAQEAVVNGRPFSQTLVEVLYSINEQLQTEDIDAPLTKLRPVKKVALVVCTGDRGLCGGFNNAILKKAEARIAELKNLGVDYTIISVGKKGNTYFTRRPYIPVDRFLEGGTLPTAKDAQTIADDVFSLFVSEEVDKVELLYTKFVSLVKSDPIIHTLLPLSPKGEICDINGNCVDAAEDELFRLTTKEGKLTVERDAIRSKTIDFSPILQFEQDPVQILDALLPLYLNSQILRALQESLASELAARMSAMSSACDNAVELKKNLSRVYNRERQAKITGEILEIVAGADALV, encoded by the coding sequence ATGTCTTGCTCCAATATGACCATGTTGGTCTCTTCCAAACCTTCATTACCTGATGCATCTAACCTCTCTTTTCGTTCAGCTTTGAACCCTTTTCAGCTTCCTTCACAAAACTCATCATGTTCTTCAACTCCTTCAAGACCTTTCTCAATTCAATGTGGTCTAAGAGAACTCAGAACTCGTATTGATTCTGTCAAAAACACTCAGAAAATCACTGAAGCAATGAAActtgttgctgctgcaaaagTCAGAAGAGCTCAAGAAGCTGTTGTTAATGGAAGACCATTCTCACAGACACTTGTTGAAGTTCTTTATAGCATCAATGAACAACTTCAAACCGAAGATATCGATGCGccgcttactaagcttagaccAGTTAAGAAAGTTGCTCTTGTTGTTTGTACAGGTGATAGAGGTCTTTGTGGTGGATTCAATAATGCAATATTGAAAAAAGCTGAAGCTAGAATTGCTGAGTTGAAAAATCTTGGTGTTGATTACACTATTATAAGTGTTGGTAAAAAGGGTAACACTTATTTCACACGTAGGCCTTATATACCTGTTGATAGGTTTCTTGAAGGTGGAACTCTTCCTACTGCTAAAGATGCACAAACTATTGCTGATGATGTTTTCTCACTTTTTGTTAGTGAAGAAGTTGATAAAGTTGAACTTTTGTATACAAAATTTGTTTCATTAGTGAAATCAGATCCTATAATTCATACTTTACTACCACTTTCACCGAAAGGCGAAATATGTGATATTAATGGAAACTGTGTTGATGCTGCCGAAGATGAGCTTTTCAGGTTAACAACAAAAGAAGGAAAGTTAACTGTTGAAAGAGATGCTATTAGATCTAAGACGATTGATttttcgcctattttgcagTTTGAGCAAGATCCTGTACAAATTCTTGATGCACTTTTGCCACTTTATTTGAACAGTCAAATATTGAGAGCATTGCAGGAATCACTTGCTAGTGAATTAGCTGCTAGAATGAGTGCTATGAGTAGTGCTTGTGATAATGCTGTTGAGTTGAAGAAGAATTTGTCGAGGGTTTATAATAGGGAACGTCAAGCCAAGATTACCGGTGAAATTCTCGAAATTGTTGCTGGTGCTGATGCATTAGTTTAG